The Caballeronia sp. Lep1P3 genome segment TCGCCGCGAGTTGCACGCCTTCCTTGCTCACGAGATTGATGACCTTATTCTCTTCGAGCCATCCATTCTGAACCGCCTGCTCATACAGCTTCGTACCCGGATAAGGCGCTGCAAGCGACACCTGAATCGTGTGCGGATTGATGTCCTTCGCGTACTGAATCGTCTTCTCTATCGTGTCCTTCGTCTCTCCGGGCAAGCCGAGAATGAACGTGCCATGCACCTTGATGTCGAGCTCACGGCAATCGCTCGCGAAGCGCCGCGCAATGGCGGTGCTCAGGCCCTTCTTGATGTTGAGGAGGATTTGATCGTCGCCCGATTCATAGCCGACCAGCAAGAGGCGCAAGCCGTTTTCCTTCATGACCTTGAGAGTCGAGTAAGGCACGTTGGCTTTCGCATTGCATGACCATGTGACGCCGAGCTTCCCAAGCCCTCGCGCGATTTCCTCTACGCGCGGTTTGAAGTCGGTGAACGTATCGTCGTCGAACATGATCTCTTTGACTTCGGGCATGTTGTCGCGAATCCATTTCACTTCGGCCAGAACGTTCTCGACCGAACGCACGCGATAGCGATGCCCGCCCACCGTTTGCGGCCATAGACAAAACGTGCAGCGCGAGCGGCAGCCCCGCCCGGTGTAGATGGAAACGTAGGGATAGTTGAGATAACCGATGAAGTAGTTATCGATATTCAGATCCCGTTTGTAGACCGGCGCGACGAACGGAAGCTCGTCCATGTTTTCGAGGATCGGGCGAGCTTCGTTGTGTTCGATGGAACCGTCCGGCAAGCGATAGCTCAGACCGCGGATGCCGGCCATCGGCTTACCTTCGGCAATTTCCTTGCAAGTGAAATCGAATTCCTCGCGGCATACGAAGTCGATGGCTTCGCTCGCGGTCAGAGAATTATGCGGATCGACCGCGACCTTCGCGCCCACCATACCGACGAGCGTGGATGGCGCACGCGCCTTGAGCTGCTCGGCAAAGAGCGCATCCGAGGGAAACGAGGGCGTGCTGGTATGGATGATGACCAGTTCGTATTCCGAAGCAATCGCAAGCGTCGCCTCGACTGACAGGTCGTCGGCTGGCGCATCGAGCACGCGGCTTCCTGGAATCAGCGCGGCCGACTGCGCGAGCCACGTCGGATACCAGAACGACCGTATCTCGCGCTTCGCCTGATAGCGCGAACCGGCACCGCCGTCGAATCCGTCGAAAGAAGGCGCCTGCAGAAAGAGCGTTTTCATCATGAGTGAGCCTCGGCTATCAAAGCGAGTCGTTATCCGATACGGGCGCCTCTGCGCGATAGGCGTCCCGGACATCCCCGATCGGCACGCGCGCGCCGCGCCAGTTCACATTCGAGCCGAACAGTGCGGCGAACCATTGCACGCACATGAGCGCGTCGCGCAATGGAATCAGCGGCAAGTTCCACCAGAAATGCCGCCACGAGCGCGCGCAACGCCAGTGCAATAAAAGTCGCGCGCTCAAGCCGAGCGACGTGCTTGTGTCGACGATCGTATCCGCAATGGATTGAACGAGATCGGCGCCGCTCGTATCGAGACTCACGCCAATGAGCGCGCTCGTCAGAAGCCACGGAGAAGTCAGCGTCAGGCAAAGAAAGAGAAATCCCGCCGGATTCACTGAGCGGATCGTCCTTAGCCAGCGCGTTTCGCGGTGCCACAGCGGAGCGAAGCGGTTCTCGATGACGTCCGTGGTCACGACGATCCCCGACAATACCGTGCGCTTTCCGCACGCCCGGACGCGATCGGCCAGCCAGTAGTCATCCGCAAGGCAATCGCGCAAAGCCTCGAAACCGCCGGCCTGTTCAAGCATTTCTCTGCTAAGCGCAAGTGTCGCCCCAAAACCGAAGCGACCGTAACCGCCCAGATTAGCCACATCGACCGAAGGCGCGAACCATTCGTCGATGAATAAGCCGCCAAGCCGCGACCAGAAGCCGCCAACGCAGCGCGCACGGTAAAGGCACGTCACGAGTCCGATTCTCGCGTCCGCAAGCGGCGCTGTCACGCGCGTCAGATAATCCGGCCCGACTGAAATATCGCTGTCCGCAATGACGAGCCATTCGTGCCTTGCACGTTCGATCAAATTGAGCAGATTGCTGACCTTGAGATTCGTGCCGTGTATTTCCGCATTGACGACCAGTGCGATGTCGCGCTCGGGATAGGCCTGAATGAGCCGCCTTACGACGCTTGCAGCGGCATCGTCCGCGCTAGCGACGCCGAACACAAGTTGATACGAAGGATGTGCTTGCGTGCAAAAGCTCTCGAGATTCCAATAGAGGCGCGGCTCCGCACCGCACAGCGGCTTGAGCACCGACACCGGCATATGAAGAGACGACAGGTTTTCATCGTGCTGAATATCGACAGGCACGCGGCGCATGCCGCGCGCGCCCGCATGCACGAGCGCGGCAATGGCGATATAGCAAGTCGAGGCGCCGCACAGCGCGATGACGAGCCACAGGAACGCGCCAACCGAATGCGCGCTCAAGCGCACCTCGCCGATTGCGCAGACGACTCATTGGTTCTTTGCGTGCAGCGCGGGCGCACGCACTTGATCGGTCGCTCGGACATGGACGGACATCGCAGACGTCAATGCGTCCAGACTGCGGCCATGACGCTTAAGAAAGGCTTAAGGGCCGCGCCGCGAGCGAAAATCGAAACGCAGCGGCTTACCGGCGCCTGGTCAGGCCCGGCATCATCCGCATCAATACGGCGTCACGTATGACGAAGTGGTGAAAGAGCGCGGCTGCCGCATGACACGCCGCCAGCACGATGATGGTCCATCCCACCAGATCGTGCGCTTCGCCGACAGTGTGATGCGCGGCCTTGCTGAATGGCGGAAAAGGCGCGCCGATTGCCAGGCCGAAGAAGCTCATCGATTCATTGCCCGACCAGCGCAGAATGAAACCCAGTACCGCTTCGGCTACGAGCAGCCCGTAGAGAAGATAGTGCACGCCCTTGGCCGCCAACTCCGCCCAGCCAGCGGTTTCAACCGGCGCCTGATGCCCGGGCGACAAACGCCATACGATCCGCACGACGATCACCGCCGCGAGGATCATCCCGAACGACATATGCGCGACGATCATCAAGTGGCGCGTCGGCTTAGGCGCGAAGCCCCACGTCTGCGCGAGAGCGAACTGCGTGAGCACCAGAACAACGGTAAGCCAATGCAAAGCGATAGACAGGCGATCGTAGGTCGTTTTGTCATCGCCGGCGGCGATGCGCGTGGCCGTGTCCGACGCTTTGGAGAAGGTGTCGCGTTGCATGGGTTCCAGTTCCGGATGAGGCTGCTTCTAATCGGCTTCAGAGCCTATACGAAACAAACTGAAGATTCGCTTAAGGCGCAAGTCTTGCATTCGCATATGACATGATGACGTTCCTACATCGTAAGCGACGCGCTTGAACTTCAGGAACGCCGACATGAATCTCAGGTCCTTGCAGTGTTTCGTCATTCTCGCCGAGGAACTGAATTTCAGCCGCGCAGCCGAGCGACTTCATATTGCGCAACCCGCACTGAGCCAGCAAATCCGGCTCCTGGAAGACAGGCTCGGCACGCAGCTCGTCG includes the following:
- a CDS encoding cytochrome b: MQRDTFSKASDTATRIAAGDDKTTYDRLSIALHWLTVVLVLTQFALAQTWGFAPKPTRHLMIVAHMSFGMILAAVIVVRIVWRLSPGHQAPVETAGWAELAAKGVHYLLYGLLVAEAVLGFILRWSGNESMSFFGLAIGAPFPPFSKAAHHTVGEAHDLVGWTIIVLAACHAAAALFHHFVIRDAVLMRMMPGLTRRR
- the hpnI gene encoding bacteriohopanetetrol glucosamine biosynthesis glycosyltransferase HpnI, with the translated sequence MSAHSVGAFLWLVIALCGASTCYIAIAALVHAGARGMRRVPVDIQHDENLSSLHMPVSVLKPLCGAEPRLYWNLESFCTQAHPSYQLVFGVASADDAAASVVRRLIQAYPERDIALVVNAEIHGTNLKVSNLLNLIERARHEWLVIADSDISVGPDYLTRVTAPLADARIGLVTCLYRARCVGGFWSRLGGLFIDEWFAPSVDVANLGGYGRFGFGATLALSREMLEQAGGFEALRDCLADDYWLADRVRACGKRTVLSGIVVTTDVIENRFAPLWHRETRWLRTIRSVNPAGFLFLCLTLTSPWLLTSALIGVSLDTSGADLVQSIADTIVDTSTSLGLSARLLLHWRCARSWRHFWWNLPLIPLRDALMCVQWFAALFGSNVNWRGARVPIGDVRDAYRAEAPVSDNDSL
- the hpnJ gene encoding hopanoid biosynthesis associated radical SAM protein HpnJ; the encoded protein is MKTLFLQAPSFDGFDGGAGSRYQAKREIRSFWYPTWLAQSAALIPGSRVLDAPADDLSVEATLAIASEYELVIIHTSTPSFPSDALFAEQLKARAPSTLVGMVGAKVAVDPHNSLTASEAIDFVCREEFDFTCKEIAEGKPMAGIRGLSYRLPDGSIEHNEARPILENMDELPFVAPVYKRDLNIDNYFIGYLNYPYVSIYTGRGCRSRCTFCLWPQTVGGHRYRVRSVENVLAEVKWIRDNMPEVKEIMFDDDTFTDFKPRVEEIARGLGKLGVTWSCNAKANVPYSTLKVMKENGLRLLLVGYESGDDQILLNIKKGLSTAIARRFASDCRELDIKVHGTFILGLPGETKDTIEKTIQYAKDINPHTIQVSLAAPYPGTKLYEQAVQNGWLEENKVINLVSKEGVQLAAIGYPHLSREDIYHELERFYKRFYFRPSKIWEIVREMLTSWDMTKRRLREGVEFFRFLRAHEA